In the genome of Megalops cyprinoides isolate fMegCyp1 chromosome 18, fMegCyp1.pri, whole genome shotgun sequence, the window ttaaATATCTGCGCAGAACACTTGTGCAGTCTTTGGTTTGCGATGTATCatttcatgaaaacagaaatgccaGACTGACTAAATGATTATTAAGAGCATTGAGTAGAGCAGAAATTAGCAGACACACCAGCCCTCCAAGAACTGTGTTTGATGCCCTTGGTGTAGATATGCAGACTGACTGACGTAGAGTGCTTCACATGCCTGCCTTTCCCATTCAAATCATCTGTGACCACTTCACTGAGCACTGTGCATTGCATATTTGCTTGGAACACATAAAGTTAGCCCAACCCATCTGTCTGAAACATGCAGCCTCCTCACCTCTATGGactttttaacacacacacacacacacacacgcacacaaagtcCTGCCCCCTGACACTTACTCTGCAGTGCTGAAGGCTAAAGTgaagtttttttccctctcttccgCCCGCAGCTCGCAGAAATCGAACGCGTCTGGAAAGAACCGGTGAACGAGCGCGCAGAAGGCCAGGCCATCAgaccaggaggaggagaagttTTCAATGCACACACCCTATAGCAGGAAAGCGTGGTCACCAGATGGGCAGAGAGGGAGCACGCACATATACACGCCGTGACTCAGGATACCTAGGCAGCGAAAGTGGGTCAGTGCAGAACGATCTGGTGAAAGGCCCCGACTCCGTTCCCCCTCACCTCGTAATTGCGCGTCTTATTGCGACACCACTGGAGCACTTTCTGTTTGATCGATGCCCCGTTGGAGAAGCCCGCGGAGGACCTCTGAACCTTAAAATTGGGAACAACTGGTGTTCTGGAACAGAGGGAGATGACATAacctcatttacatttcaatgaGAGTAGGTGATGTATAGAGGTGTGCGCGTCAGCATTTTTGCCAGCCCTGGTCTTGGAGGCACACCAGACATGCTGCTTGTCCTTCCAGCCAAGCACTCCATTAATTAGCTTTGAGCTGTCCACTGAATACTAATCTggatttgacatattttttttgttagcgCATCCTTACAAATGAGGGTTGTTGGAATTGGTCACtttaatagaaaaaataaaatagagcTATAGAAAGTTATTCCATTGAGTTAATATCCATTTCCATTCATGTcctttaataaatgaatgatgcaGACAAGTACTGAACTTTACTAAGAGTCATGACATGATTAATGCCGTCTATAACAATGACCTGAACTGTGAATTAGGTAAAAAAATTACGCCCGCTGCCTCCAAGTTATTCAAGGGACACAAATTAACAAAACGCCCCGAATAACTGCCTTTATATGCCtatcagcacaaacacacctccatACTACATTCTTCTTTCCAGAAAGAATGCACACCAGATTATACGCAGAGATGTGTGGTAGAGATCAGTGTTcagttaacagctcaatcaGGCCTAACTAATTGGGAACTTGGTTGGAACAAAGGCCGGCACTCACAGTGTGCCTCCAGCAAGAGCGCTGGGAAATACCGGCATTTACAAAGAGGTGGACTGGCCGCCGCAGCAAACTTAAAATTGCATTGAGAGCAGGGTAATTACACTTTGTGCGTACACTGACTGACTAAACACTATAGTACATTAATCCTACAATCCAAGTGGAGGAAATTTtgctacaattaaaaaaaaagtgtagtcTTAGGAGACTCTCTCATTTAAATTAGAGGAAAGTTATCAAAGGCAAAATAGCTGCTGTTCAAGGTCTAAATCATATCTGGGAGTACTGTAACTTATCTATAAAGCTGAGGAACAATCTTCCCTTTATTGTCCTGGTCTGCCGTGAAACTGACAGACCCACACAGCAGCTAACCGAGATGGCACACTCACTCGGGGCAGTTCTGCTGGAACTTGGCTagtatgtctttttttgtggCGCTTCGGAAGGAGCGAGCTGACGTCCTTGGACGGCACAGGGAGACGGGGGTTGTGGACacgggagaggaggaaggattCAGGCCTGTCTTCCTTTTCGCCTGGCtttgtttctctgcctcctTGCCTTTCACCTTGGCTCCACCTCCCTCCTTTGGTTTCACTTGTCCTCCCTCGTTCTTGGCTCCCTTTCCTTTCTGCTGGCCTTTAGCTGATTCCAGCTGTGTCCGTTTGtccttctgtttgtttgtctctgtctcctcaccTCCCCCACTCTTCTTCTCAGTATTCTCctcctttttgattttttcccctttctttctgtcctctccctgcgtatccctttccctctccgtttctgcttctccctctccctcctccctttcctcaccttgtttcttcttctcttcGCTGTTTCCCATCTCTACCTCTGTCTCAGTGCTCCGCCCCTGACCCTCACCTGTCCCTGCTGGTCTCTCtgtcacctcctcctcttcttcttttgcGCCACTCTCTTTGCTTCCCCCATCTATTTCTCCATGTTTCTGCACCTCCTTtcccctgtctttctcctccttccctGAACCTCCCATGTCCCCCGCAGCTGTCTCCATGTTGTCACAAGCCCCCTCTTCCGCATGGCAAGTCTCTTCCTTGTCAGAAGCCCCGCCTTCTGCCTGAGgctcctcctctccagctccctcgCCGGCTCCTCCCCCTGACTTGGCATCCCTTTCCTCAGATGCCTCTCCTCTCACGCTGGAAGTCTCTTCCTGCTCTTGTGCTGACATCACCCTGCCCTCTACCTCTTGCCtctgaaagcaaaaacagaaagaaaaaaaaaaaacatgaagggaGCATATCAAAAGCATTTGCACAGTTGATCCTCGTGACACCAGCTCATTGTAGTGGCCGCTGCATGACAGTAAACACAGTTTTGGCTCACTCACACATTTGCTCCTTCTTATTCCCATTCACACAGAGTGACACTGAGTTCTGTGCCTGTCCTAAAGTCCTGGACAGAGCCATGATGTATTGCCCTAATTCTCTGCTGAGGTTGCACTATTTGTACTGCACTACTTCTCTGAACCGGTTTCAGCGTGACACAGGCCGCGTCCCTTAGAAGCGGTCAGCTCCGAGTGACACACAGCCTGGGCTATGACGTGAGTGCCATGTGGACTGGCCCACAGAGAGTggtgggtggagtggggggttggggggaatACCATTCCTCTTTAAGAGGGTCACAGAACAGGTGCAAGCACAGGCTCCTCCAGCTGGGAATTAAAAGGTAGCtttacaaacttttttttattgctgtgtacTGAACTATCAGGCCTGCTTCTTGCATGCATTGAACCAGGAGCTTGGACAAGCCATGGTTTCCAGCTACAGCATTACCATTTGCAGACAATGTATCTCTTAGCTTGTGGTTGAGTGCTCACTTTGCTGTATGCCTGAATACTGTCATAGACCTGATTCTTGTTTTAATTCATCTGATAGATAGGTGAGATGATCGCAGATTACTCTTTCTGAGGTGAACTGATAGAAAAGATGCACTCAATCTCTTTTTGAATAGATGGATATATATTCTTTTTGAATAGATGGATATATATTCTTTTTGAATAGATGGATGCTAGGATTAAAGAAACCTATGTCACATTAAGGAGGAGCATACTGCGCTCATCCTAGGGTGAGTGTAGCATTTTCCCTTAAGATACTAGGGTGAGTGCCGGATCTTTCTGTGGTGAGACATCACTCATATTTCTCTGGATTTCCTGTGTCTCTAGGTTCTTCTCCCAAAGAGGCTGAGGTCAAA includes:
- the smtnl1 gene encoding smoothelin-like 1 — its product is MSAQEQEETSSVRGEASEERDAKSGGGAGEGAGEEEPQAEGGASDKEETCHAEEGACDNMETAAGDMGGSGKEEKDRGKEVQKHGEIDGGSKESGAKEEEEEVTERPAGTGEGQGRSTETEVEMGNSEEKKKQGERDTQGEDRKKGEKIKKEENTEKKSGGGEETETNKQKDKRTQLESAKGQQKGKGAKNEGGQVKPKEGGGAKVKGKEAEKQSQAKRKTGLNPSSSPVSTTPVSLCRPRTSARSFRSATKKDILAKFQQNCPETPVVPNFKVQRSSAGFSNGASIKQKVLQWCRNKTRNYEGVCIENFSSSWSDGLAFCALVHRFFPDAFDFCELRAEEREKNFTLAFSTAESKADCCPLLEVSDMILMGGAPDPLCVFTYVQSLVQHLSKIEKQRKEKEQEEKGGAEEERTNGTKEEGRGEQTADGGEASKSESGNEGECGTEGERGTGERQRSKEIVPSKVAPSSPL